The following are encoded together in the Culex pipiens pallens isolate TS chromosome 1, TS_CPP_V2, whole genome shotgun sequence genome:
- the LOC120421193 gene encoding trafficking protein particle complex subunit 6b: MAEEAIFEYLHSEIVSYTLNKEGDKENDLSALEYIGYTTGYRIIERLTREWPRFKDELDTMKFICTDFWSSIYRKQIDNLRTNHQGVYVLQDNAFRFLTRLSAGSQYLEHAPKFVAFTCGLVRGSLANLGITSVVTAEVQTMPSCKFHIQVNRG, from the exons ATGGCAGAGGAAGCTATTTTCGAGTATTTGCACTCCGAGATTGTCAGCTACACATTGAACAAGGAGGGTGACAAG GAAAACGACCTGTCCGCGCTGGAGTACATCGGCTACACGACCGGGTACCGGATTATCGAACGGCTCACCCGCGAGTGGCCCCGCTTCAAGGACGAGCTGGACACGATGAAGTTTATCTGCACCGACTTTTGGAGCTCGATTTACCGCAAGCAGATCGACAACCTGCGGACCAACCACCAGGGCGTGTACGTGCTGCAGGACAATGCGTTCCGCTTTCTGACGCGGTTGTCGGCCGGGTCGCAGTACCTGGAGCACGCGCCCAAGTTTGTCGCGTTTACGTGCGGGCTGGTGCGGGGTAGTCTGGCCAATCTGGGCATCACGAGCGTGGTGACGGCCGAGGTGCAAACCATGCCGTCGTGTAAGTTTCATATCCAGGTCAACCGGGGATAG
- the LOC120421188 gene encoding ADAM 17-like protease isoform X3, whose product MKSAARMVKNSRSRCPSVNLIASGLILLVCCVLQTTNAGQLHENLKHYETLHADQLTHRITKRGAKPSSHPFNTIKEVEFKVLGRNFRLILHPHKDVLHSNFRAYSVDGSGAESIVHLDHDNFLRGRVFGEVHSQVNAHLEDGILTASVFLPDETYHIEPSWRHLDHLSDRHMIAYKASDIKFSWDQVDAVGGEMGGVPKTCGYVKEGLELEVNDDDDDEDGDEEEDGERPDPDDIPSVWTAATVSAAEQKSRKKRQADQYEYTPTKTRCPLLLVADYRFFQEMGGSNTKTTINYLISLIDRVHKIYNDTIWQDRTDQEGFKGMGFVIKKIVVHSEPTRVRGGEAHYNMVREKWDVRNLLENTSRTVTRCTLTRG is encoded by the exons ATGAAAAGTGCTGCAAGAATGGTGAAAAATAGCCGGAGTCGCTGCCCGTCGGTGAACCTCATCGCTTCCGGTTTGATATTGTTGGTTTGCTGCGTTTTACAAACCACAAATG CGGGTCAGCTGCACGAGAATCTGAAGCACTACGAAACGCTGCACGCGGACCAGCTGACCCATCGGATTACGAAGCGGGGCGCGAAACCGAGCAGTCATCCGTTCAACACGATCAAGGAGGTGGAGTTCAAGGTGCTGGGACGGAACTTCCGGTTGATTTTGCACCCGCACAAGGACGTCCTGCACAGCAATTTCCGGGCGTACTCGGTGGACGGAAGTGGGGCGGAATCGATCGTGCATCTGGACCATGATAACTTCTTGAGGGGCCGCGTCTTTGGGGAGGTTCACTCGCAGGTAAATGCCCACTTGGAGGACGGGATTTTGACGGCGTCGGTGTTCCTTCCGGACGAGACGTACCACATTGAACCGTCGTGGCGGCATTTGGACCACCTGAGTGACCGGCACATGATCGCGTACAAGGCGTCCGATATCAAGTTTAGCTGGGACCAGGTTGATGCCGTCGGTGGTGAGATGGGTGGAGTGCCGAAGACTTGCGGTTACGTGAAGGAGGGCTTGGAATTGGAAGTGAAtgatgacgacgatgatgaaGATGGCGATGAGGAGGAGGATGGGGAGCGTCCAGATCCGGATGATATTCCGTCGGTTTGGACCGCGGCCACGGTGTCGGCGGCCGAGCAGAAGTCACGCAAGAAACGGCAGGCCGACCAGTACGAGTACACCCCGACGAAGACGCGCTGTCCGCTGCTGCTCGTTGCGGATTACAGATTCTTCCAGGAAATGGGCGGAAGCAACACCAAAACTACCATCAACTATTTGATCAGTCTAATCGATCGGGTGCACAAAATCTACAACGACACGATCTGGCAGGACCGCACCGATCAGGAGGGCTTCAAGGGCATGGGCTTCGTCATCAAAAAGATCGTGGTGCATTCGGAACCGACGCGGGTTCGCGGCGGTGAGGCGCACTACAACATGGTGCGTGAAAAGTGGGACGTGCGGAACCTGCTGGAG AATACTTCAAGAACGGTTACACGCTGTACCTTAACTCGGGGCTGA
- the LOC120421188 gene encoding ADAM 17-like protease isoform X1, with amino-acid sequence MKSAARMVKNSRSRCPSVNLIASGLILLVCCVLQTTNAGQLHENLKHYETLHADQLTHRITKRGAKPSSHPFNTIKEVEFKVLGRNFRLILHPHKDVLHSNFRAYSVDGSGAESIVHLDHDNFLRGRVFGEVHSQVNAHLEDGILTASVFLPDETYHIEPSWRHLDHLSDRHMIAYKASDIKFSWDQVDAVGGEMGGVPKTCGYVKEGLELEVNDDDDDEDGDEEEDGERPDPDDIPSVWTAATVSAAEQKSRKKRQADQYEYTPTKTRCPLLLVADYRFFQEMGGSNTKTTINYLISLIDRVHKIYNDTIWQDRTDQEGFKGMGFVIKKIVVHSEPTRVRGGEAHYNMVREKWDVRNLLEVFSREYSHKDFCLAHLFTDLKFEGGILGLAYVGSPRRNSVGGICTPEYFKNGYTLYLNSGLSSSRNHYGQRVITREADLVTAHEFGHNWGSEHDPDIPECSPSASQGGSFLMYTYSVSGYDVNNKKFSPCSLRSIRKVLQAKSGRCFSEPEESFCGNLRVEGDEQCDAGLLGTEDNDACCDKNCKLRRNQGAVCSDKNSPCCQNCQFMMAGVKCREAQYATCEQEARCSGNHADCPKSPPMGDGTMCQERGQCRNGKCIPYCETQGLQSCMCDTMTDACKRCCRQSINETCFPVEPPDVLPDGTPCIQGFCNKGMCEKTIQDVVERFWDIIEEININKVLRFLRDNIVMAVVMLTALFWIPVSCIISYFDRKKRKEDWKEYEWSQKLDLIHPSDRRRVIHIRVPRQKITVARM; translated from the exons ATGAAAAGTGCTGCAAGAATGGTGAAAAATAGCCGGAGTCGCTGCCCGTCGGTGAACCTCATCGCTTCCGGTTTGATATTGTTGGTTTGCTGCGTTTTACAAACCACAAATG CGGGTCAGCTGCACGAGAATCTGAAGCACTACGAAACGCTGCACGCGGACCAGCTGACCCATCGGATTACGAAGCGGGGCGCGAAACCGAGCAGTCATCCGTTCAACACGATCAAGGAGGTGGAGTTCAAGGTGCTGGGACGGAACTTCCGGTTGATTTTGCACCCGCACAAGGACGTCCTGCACAGCAATTTCCGGGCGTACTCGGTGGACGGAAGTGGGGCGGAATCGATCGTGCATCTGGACCATGATAACTTCTTGAGGGGCCGCGTCTTTGGGGAGGTTCACTCGCAGGTAAATGCCCACTTGGAGGACGGGATTTTGACGGCGTCGGTGTTCCTTCCGGACGAGACGTACCACATTGAACCGTCGTGGCGGCATTTGGACCACCTGAGTGACCGGCACATGATCGCGTACAAGGCGTCCGATATCAAGTTTAGCTGGGACCAGGTTGATGCCGTCGGTGGTGAGATGGGTGGAGTGCCGAAGACTTGCGGTTACGTGAAGGAGGGCTTGGAATTGGAAGTGAAtgatgacgacgatgatgaaGATGGCGATGAGGAGGAGGATGGGGAGCGTCCAGATCCGGATGATATTCCGTCGGTTTGGACCGCGGCCACGGTGTCGGCGGCCGAGCAGAAGTCACGCAAGAAACGGCAGGCCGACCAGTACGAGTACACCCCGACGAAGACGCGCTGTCCGCTGCTGCTCGTTGCGGATTACAGATTCTTCCAGGAAATGGGCGGAAGCAACACCAAAACTACCATCAACTATTTGATCAGTCTAATCGATCGGGTGCACAAAATCTACAACGACACGATCTGGCAGGACCGCACCGATCAGGAGGGCTTCAAGGGCATGGGCTTCGTCATCAAAAAGATCGTGGTGCATTCGGAACCGACGCGGGTTCGCGGCGGTGAGGCGCACTACAACATGGTGCGTGAAAAGTGGGACGTGCGGAACCTGCTGGAG gtaTTCTCCCGCGAGTACAGCCACAAAGACTTTTGTCTGGCTCACCTGTTCACCGACCTCAAGTTCGAGGGTGGCATTCTAGGTCTGGCGTACGTGGGCTCTCCCCGGCGTAACTCCGTCGGCGGCATCTGCACACCAG AATACTTCAAGAACGGTTACACGCTGTACCTTAACTCGGGGCTGAGCAGTTCGCGGAACCACTACGGCCAGCGGGTCATCACGCGGGAAGCGGATCTCGTGACGGCGCACGAGTTTGGCCACAACTGGGGCTCGGAGCACGATCCGGACATTCCGGAGTGTTCACCGTCGGCGTCGCAGGGTGGCAGCTTCCTGATGTACACCTACTCGGTCAGCGGGTACGACGTGAACAATAAAAAGTTCTCGCCCTGTTCGCTGCGCTCGATCCGGAAGGTGCTGCAGGCAAAGTCGGGCCGGTGCTTTTCCGAGCCGGAGGAGTCGTTCTGTGGGAATTTGCGCGTTGAGGGGGACGAGCAGTGTGACGCTGGGTTGCTAGGAACGGAGGACAACGATGCGTGCTGCGATAAGAACTGCAAGTTGAGACGGAACCAGGGCGCGGTTTGCAGTGATAAGAATTCGCCGTGCTGTCAAAACTGTCAGTTTATGATGGCCGGGGTCAAGTGTCGTGAGGCGCAGTACGCCACGTGTGAGCAGGAGGCACGATGCAGCGGAAATCACGCGGATTGTCCGAAAAGTCCGCCGATGGGCGATGGGACCATGTGCCAGGAGCGGGGACAGTGTCGCAACGGGAAGTGCATTCCGTACTGCGAGACGCAGGGTCTGCAGAGTTGCATGTGCGACACGATGACGGATGCGTGCAAGCGGTGCTGCCGGCAGAGCATCAACGAGACGTGCTTCCCGGTGGAACCGCCGGATGTGCTTCCGGACGGGACGCCGTGCATCCAGGGCTTCTGCAACAAGGGGATGTGCGAGAAAACCATCCAGGACGTTGTAGAGCGGTTCTGGGATATCATCGAGGAGATCAACATCAACAAGGTGCTGCGGTTTCTGCGGGATAACATCGTCA TGGCGGTAGTGATGCTAACGGCCCTGTTCTGGATCCCAGTCAGCTGCATCATATCGTACTTTGACCGAAAGAAGCGAAAAGAGGATTGGAAGGAGTACGAGTGGAGCCAGAAGCTGGACCTGATTCACCCGAGCGATCGTCGCCGGGTCATTCACATTAg